The proteins below are encoded in one region of Streptomyces cyanogenus:
- a CDS encoding VOC family protein, whose product MAIESVVVRQRVENLDAAVPFYEKLTGSTASRFAFAGVTLASVGPFLLFSGPDEAAQRVAGVAATLAVADLDAAVKEAVAAGAEVMAATSPTPNGHRAVLRHPYGGVYEYVGP is encoded by the coding sequence ATGGCTATCGAATCAGTGGTCGTGCGGCAGCGCGTCGAGAACCTGGACGCGGCTGTGCCCTTCTACGAGAAACTGACCGGAAGCACCGCATCCCGTTTCGCCTTCGCCGGGGTCACTCTGGCAAGCGTCGGCCCCTTCCTGCTGTTCAGCGGCCCGGACGAGGCCGCGCAGCGAGTTGCCGGCGTGGCGGCCACCCTGGCGGTCGCAGACCTGGATGCAGCGGTGAAGGAAGCGGTGGCGGCAGGCGCCGAGGTGATGGCTGCTACGTCCCCGACACCGAATGGCCACCGCGCCGTGCTGCGGCACCCCTACGGCGGGGTCTACGAGTACGTCGGTCCCTGA
- a CDS encoding VOC family protein — MAVRRVVPNIQSEAAQESREFYGLLGFEEVMNHGWIMTLASPSSPAAQISVMTSDKTAPVAPDMSVEVDDVDAAYAVMRASGAEIIHPLQDEEWGVRRFFVRDPSGRVVNVLGHR; from the coding sequence ATGGCCGTTCGTCGTGTCGTGCCCAACATCCAGTCGGAGGCCGCGCAGGAGAGCCGGGAGTTCTATGGCCTGCTGGGCTTCGAGGAGGTCATGAACCACGGTTGGATCATGACGCTCGCGTCCCCGTCCAGCCCGGCAGCGCAGATCAGCGTCATGACCAGTGACAAGACCGCGCCTGTCGCCCCGGACATGAGTGTCGAGGTGGACGACGTGGATGCGGCTTATGCGGTCATGCGGGCGAGCGGCGCGGAGATCATTCACCCCTTGCAGGACGAGGAGTGGGGAGTGCGGCGGTTCTTCGTCCGTGACCCCAGCGGACGGGTGGTCAACGTGCTGGGTCACCGCTGA
- a CDS encoding class I SAM-dependent methyltransferase produces MNSIVQAGGVAGEWRDRVAAVRRELTEHGPPRSPDGAPDFATVTLPERDCDQVRDLLVDERVGTVVEIGLAYASSALAIGEALLRTGSRNPRHVVIDPFQYTAYDGVGWELLRSAGLDDIAELVSEPSQRFLARLADAGFAADAAFVDGSHHFHNVFVDLHFLGEIVRPGGVVLLDDVWWPSVGAAVAYFETNLGWRSIPGALADGTADPASGRPRIGAYRLPDPRPTPDFKEFRPFC; encoded by the coding sequence GTGAACTCGATCGTGCAAGCGGGCGGAGTGGCAGGCGAGTGGCGGGATCGAGTGGCTGCCGTACGCCGCGAGCTCACCGAGCACGGGCCGCCGCGGAGTCCCGATGGCGCTCCGGACTTCGCCACCGTCACGCTGCCCGAGCGCGACTGTGATCAGGTACGTGACCTCCTGGTGGATGAGCGAGTCGGCACGGTCGTCGAGATCGGGCTCGCTTATGCCAGTTCGGCGCTGGCGATCGGTGAGGCGTTGCTGCGCACCGGTTCACGCAACCCGCGGCATGTGGTGATCGACCCGTTCCAGTACACGGCGTACGACGGTGTCGGGTGGGAGCTGCTGCGCAGCGCCGGCCTGGACGACATCGCCGAGCTGGTGAGCGAACCATCGCAGCGGTTCCTTGCCCGGTTGGCCGACGCGGGTTTCGCCGCGGATGCGGCGTTCGTCGACGGCAGCCACCACTTCCACAACGTGTTCGTCGACCTCCACTTCCTGGGCGAGATCGTCCGACCTGGCGGCGTCGTACTGCTCGACGATGTCTGGTGGCCATCCGTCGGCGCTGCCGTGGCGTACTTCGAGACCAATCTGGGGTGGCGTTCGATACCGGGCGCTCTGGCCGACGGGACCGCCGACCCGGCCAGCGGTCGGCCGCGGATCGGCGCCTACCGGCTGCCCGATCCGCGCCCGACGCCGGACTTCAAGGAGTTCCGACCATTCTGCTGA
- a CDS encoding TetR/AcrR family transcriptional regulator has translation MGVTRTPRGAWIEQGMRALAAGGPEAVRIEVLAQALGVSKGGFYGYFRNRDALLGEMLDAWEREAAEAVIERVDAGGGDARARLERLFTITAAATGPVTGVASELAIRDWARRDEDVAARLRRVDNRRMEYLRALFGAFCPDEKEVELRCMLVFSLRIGSYFIAAEHGGLSRAQVMELARERLLT, from the coding sequence ATGGGAGTCACCCGTACGCCGCGCGGCGCCTGGATCGAGCAGGGAATGCGGGCGCTCGCCGCCGGCGGTCCGGAGGCCGTTCGCATCGAGGTGCTGGCGCAGGCGCTGGGCGTCAGCAAGGGCGGGTTCTACGGATACTTCCGCAACCGGGACGCGCTGCTCGGCGAGATGCTCGACGCTTGGGAGCGGGAGGCCGCCGAGGCCGTGATCGAGCGGGTGGATGCCGGGGGCGGGGACGCCAGGGCCCGACTGGAGCGGCTGTTCACCATCACTGCGGCGGCCACCGGGCCGGTGACGGGCGTGGCCTCGGAGCTGGCCATCCGCGACTGGGCGCGGCGCGACGAGGACGTGGCAGCGCGGCTGCGGCGGGTGGACAACCGGCGCATGGAGTACCTGCGCGCACTGTTCGGGGCCTTCTGCCCCGACGAGAAGGAGGTCGAGCTGCGGTGCATGCTCGTCTTCTCCCTGCGGATCGGCAGCTACTTCATCGCCGCCGAGCACGGAGGGCTCAGTCGGGCGCAGGTGATGGAGCTGGCGCGGGAGCGGCTGCTGACGTAG
- a CDS encoding DUF2867 domain-containing protein has protein sequence MRLPKTAHTSRPWRIHAIAHDFRLEDVWALPTPGSADDWPRLVALFSGAGPAQEPFVTSPVARALFTIRWKLGALFGWDKPDAGLGARVPTLRDRLPDDLRQDLSSSRNPRFTPVYETEGEWAAEIANRTMHGVLHLGWVPDGSGGYRGQMAVLVKPNGPFGHLYMAAIKPFRYLGVYDNLLRTIGTRWQATAPAPKP, from the coding sequence ATGAGGCTTCCCAAGACTGCCCACACTTCCCGTCCCTGGCGCATCCACGCCATCGCCCACGACTTCCGCCTCGAGGACGTCTGGGCGCTGCCCACTCCGGGCAGCGCCGACGACTGGCCCCGTCTGGTCGCCCTCTTCAGCGGCGCAGGCCCCGCGCAGGAACCGTTCGTCACCTCGCCCGTCGCCCGCGCCCTCTTCACGATCCGCTGGAAGCTCGGTGCGCTGTTCGGATGGGACAAGCCGGACGCCGGCCTGGGCGCACGGGTGCCGACCCTGCGCGACCGGCTGCCCGATGACCTCCGCCAGGACCTGTCGTCCTCCCGCAACCCCCGCTTCACCCCCGTCTACGAGACCGAGGGCGAGTGGGCGGCCGAGATCGCCAACCGCACGATGCATGGCGTGCTCCACCTCGGCTGGGTCCCGGACGGCTCCGGCGGCTACCGCGGGCAGATGGCCGTCCTCGTCAAGCCCAACGGTCCCTTCGGTCACCTCTACATGGCCGCCATCAAGCCCTTCCGCTACCTCGGCGTCTACGACAACCTGCTGCGCACCATCGGCACCCGCTGGCAGGCGACCGCTCCCGCCCCCAAGCCCTGA